TGTAGGCGGACATGAAGGCAAGGTCTGGAGCAGCGGATTGTACCAGTTCTCGCAGCGGATCTTCAAGTAATTCTGGTCATAGCCTGCCCTCCCCCGATCCGTTAAGGTTGGGGGAGGGCAGTTGTGTGTGATGAGGCCCGCCAACGATAAGGAGGGCAATAATGGTGAATGCGATAACCGATTACTATGATTCCTATGATGAGGAGGGAAGACTGTCCCGGGATAACGGTCATCAGATCGAATGGATCACTACGATGGCCTATTTCAAAAAGCTGTTTAAGCAGGAAGCATACATTCTTGACGGCTGCGCAGGGACAGGGAATTACTCTTTTCCGCTGGCAGAATTGGGGCATAAGGTCGTAGCCGGAGATCTCGTTCCGCATCATGTAGAACTCATAAGAGAGAAGCAGAGCAAGCACCCGGTATTGGCGGATATGTATACAGGAAGCATCACAGATCTATCCCGTTTTGACAGTGAAACCTTTGATGTCGTTTTGAACATGGGAGCTTTTTACCATATCGGCACTGAACACAGGCAGCTGGCCATGACCGAGTGCCTTCGCGTGCTGAAGCCAGGAGGGATGCTGGCAGTCTCCTATATTAACAATGCAGCCGTTTCATTATTGAGTGTAGGCGATAGATTGGGGAATATGGAAGATGTACTTACCTGGCATGCCAACCAGACGAAGGATGGTCTATTCCTACATATGTCTCCCTCGGAAATGGAACACATAGCAGCAGCCTATCACACAGAGATTGTAGCCCATATTGGAACAGACGGGGTCGGTTATCTGTTTGCTAAGCACATCAATGAGGCACAGCAAGAAAATTTCGAACGCTGGCTTCAGCTTCATCTGCGGACCTGTGAAGACAAGAGTCTGCTTGGGTATAGCTTGCATGGACTGGCTATTCTGCGCAAAGCATAAAAAAACGGACCCGCCCGGCGGTAGAATTACGCTACCAGTCAAGACCGCCCATGAACACATTTGGTCCGCACGCCCTCGCAGCGCCGAATGTAGTCGGTTTTTCGATTACATTTGGCCCGCACGCCCTCGCAGCGCCGAATGTAGTCGGTTTTTCGATTACATTTGGTCCGTACGCCCAGGCAGCGCCCAATGTGGTCGGTTTTTCGATTACATTGTGCAGACGCACTCCTCAGCAAGCAAAAGAAAGCCGCACGCTCATCGCGTGCAGCCTATCTCCGGCCCTCTTATGGCGTGTCAACACGCAACCACTCTCCTGGAGTCTTCTTGATGAAATGCTTCTCGACCGAAGCAAGCACGGTATCGTTTCCTGGCAAAGCAACCCTTTCGATGGCCTCATTCACCGGCAGCCATTCATAATCACTATGCTCATGATTCAGAATGACCTCTTGGGTCTCATCCACGTATCCTACGAACACTGGTGCGACGTAGATATAGTTTTCTTGTGCCGAATAGATCTGGTCGAAGGTATTGGAGGTGTAGAGAGTGACCCGGGTAATCCCCGTCTCCTCCCGAATCTCCCTCAGCGCAGCTTCCCACGCCTGTTCCCCTGCTTCAATCCCCCCGCCGATGTAGCACCAGGCATCCCTGAGTACCGAACCGGCCCGCTTCAATAACAGGACATGATGACCAGAAGGTGTATTCTTCAGCAATACTACGGCAACTCCTGTACAACGTATGGGTACTTCAACGTTCGTCTTATTCATGATTGATCCTCTCCGCTACAATTTCTCCGCTCTACCCAAGCTCGGTATAGATCTGGAAGGTCACCCCGAACTTGTCGGTCAGATCGCCGAAGCCGGGGCTGAACGGCTCCTCCCGAAACGGCATGTTGACCTCCCCGCCCTCTTGAAGGGCATCAAAAATTCTCTGCGACTCCTCCACACTATCCGTAGTAACGCAGATTGTTACCCGCTTCCCGCTCTGTATCGGCGTTCCGCCGGGAGCATCCGAGAACATCAGCTCCGTGCCGCCCACCTGCACCTTGGCATGAGCCACCAGGCTGCGCATCGCATCCGGGAACGTGTCCGGGAGGTCCGGCATATCACCGTACGTCAGGAGGGAGAGGACTTCAGCCCCCATCACCTGTCCATAGAACTGAATAGCCTCCTGCGTGCGCCCCTCCAGGGTGATGTAGGGAGTAAGCTTGATTGTCATTGATTGTTCCTCCTTGAGTTCGGAATGGTCTCGCTTGTGTGATTCATTAGTATAGACGAACCGGCGCCAGCAGAATCATCGGTAGGCCGGCAATCCGAAGTGATGAAATAATTCAGCGTCTATAAAATGATGCACATGCGCGATTCCACCCCGCCCCGTCTCAAGCACATGAATCGCCCACGGGACAAGCAATCCGTCCTTCCCGGCAGGAACATACTGGGCAAACGCGGGCCGGTTCCCGTTCACCTGAACAGGGACCATCCGCGAGCCCACGCAGTGGCTGCGTGTAGTCTGGTAGAAGGCTGCGAGATCCGCACTGCCTTGCACCCACATCGTAAATGGCGGCATCGACAGGCTCGCATTCTCCTGGAATAAGGCTAGTAACGCATCAATGTTGTATTGCTCAAAAGCCTCCACGTACCGGGCAATCAGCCCCTCGTCCACTTCATCAACCTCAGGCTGCAAGGCCTCGGACCGGAGCTGCGCCTTGGCCATCGTTGCCCGCGCCCGCTGCATGGCACTGTTCACCGCCGCCACAGTCATCTCCAGTGCTCCAGCGGTCTCAGCCGCTGACCACCGGAACACCTCCTGCAGAATCAGCACGGCACGCTGGCGGGGCGGCAGTAGCTGAAGCAGCGCAATGAACGACAACCGCAGAGTCTCGCGGCTGATCAGGATATGGGACGGGTCGTCTACAGAACCTGGAGCCGGCCAGATCCAGGAATTCCGGGGCAGACTCTCCTTAGGCTCTGCAACCACAGCAGCCGGTTCGGAGAGGTCCATCGGCAGCGCCCGCCGCTTGGCGCTCCTCAGCCGGTCAAGACAGACATTGGTGGCAATCCGGTACACCCAGGCTCTGAGGGAAGCCTGCTGCCTCATCTGCTCCCGGTGCTGCCAGGCCCGGATCATCGTATCCTGGACGGCATCCTCCGCCTCGAAGATGGAGCCCATCATCCGGTAACAATACCCGGTAAGCTCCGGGCGCAGCTCCTCCAGTCCATCCGGGGCTTCATTGCTAGAGTCCATTTTCAGCATATCCTCCTTCATACCCCGTCCAGCTCTCCCTCCATGAACTGTATGAGGTAGCGTTCAGGCTGCTCAAGAAATTCCGGGAAGCTGCACAGATCCGCATACGTCTGATGCTCCAGGTCATAGCAGCCGAGCTGCCCCTTCTTCTGCGGATTCCAGACCAGCACCAGAGCAGAATAATTGTCGATATCGGCGGAGAGACGCAGCAGCTTACGCCGGCCGGCCTTCATCTCTATCGTGTCAGTCAAGCTGAAGAAGTCGATATATCCGATCTCATATTCATTGGGGACAAGCGTCAGGCGCAGCTCGCCGCCTGTAAGAAACTCGACCAGTTCATCCGGCAGTTTATATTTGGCCAGCTCATATTTCTTGTTCGCCACATTATGAACATCCGGCGGCTCCAGCGATTTCAGGTATTCCGCCATGGCGGTATGCCTGCCGCTGACCGCAATCGTATACGGCCGCTCGCCGTCCTTCTCCGCTATCGTAAGGTCCGCGCCGCGTTCCACCAGGAAGCGGACCATGTTCAGATTCCCCATCCGGGCAGCCGCCGTCAGCGGTGTCGCCCCGTATGGATAGACCATATCCGGCTTGTTATAGTTGATATCCACGCCCTGATCCAGCAGATAGGTAAGTGTCTTCAGATCATGGTCCGATACGGCTTGCCGCAGCACAGCTCCGGCATGCTGGCGGATATCCAGGCCCAGCTCATGGATCAGCGGGATATTCTTTTTGTTGCCATAGTAGGCCTGTGAATAAGCGCCCGATCCCGTGCGGCTGAGCAGGTCCAGCTTCGCGCCCTGTGCGGCAAGGTAACGTACCAGCTCCTCCTTGCCATAACGGACCGCACGCAGGAAGGCCGGATTCTGGGGGACATTCAGGTTCGCGCCATGCTCCACCAGCAGCTTCACCGCCTCTGTCTGCTGCGAGATGATCGCCAGATCGAGCGGACTGAGCGTGGTATGCCTGCTAAGCTCTAATCCCGCTTCAATATCCCAACCCGCAGCAATCGCAGCCTGCAAGGCGGGAACATCCCCCTGATAGATCTGCATCGCCCGCTCCGGCAGCACCTCGAACTTCCCAATGTCCTTCAGGACAATCATCCGCTCTCCTCCTTATTCTTTAATCCTCAGGATACAGCTCGCAGCCCTTCGACAGGAGCCACTCCTTCATCCTGGCGGATACCTGCCCGGCAGCCTGTTCAAAGAAGACGGCCACCTCCTGCCCATTCGCCAGGTTCAGGCGGATATAGCCGCCCAGCTCCCGGTAGAACAGGCAGCAGATATACGGATTCTCGATGAAGAGATCCGGCGGAAATTCATCCCTGCACATGGCGGCCAGCTCTGTGAGATTCACCCTTCCCTGCCTTGGCGGCATCCGCAGAAAGAAATGCTGGCGCGTCCCGGTCCACGGCTCATAATAGGCACTCTCCTCCTGCTCCCGCCCATACATCTTACGGTAGATGCCATCCAGAATCAGAGCATAGCTTCCTTCCTCCTGTCCCCCGGGTGGCAGCGGAATCACTTGAATCTGCTCCGCATGACGGGGCAGCCACAACAGCCCGTCCACCCCGGGATAGACCGCCAGGAAATCACCGTCCACAGTGGTCCCGATAGCCGTACACTCCCCAATCTGCTGCTCTGTTATTGGACTGTCGTCATCATGCTCCCATAACCCGTATCCGGCAAAAGGCCGCAGCACCTCCGGGTCAGGCAGCTGCACATTCATCCACCCGCGGTAGGTCCCTTCGCCATACTGCTGCAAGAACTGGAGATATGTCTGCGGATAGAGGCCGGTGTTCTCAGCTTCGAGCTGCTGCCTGTGAACCTCTGACAGCCCTACAGGCTCAGATACGATATACATTTATCATTCCCTCCGGTTTCCTGTGCAGGTTATTGGTCAATTACCTAGTCTACGCTGCCTTCGCAATCTCCGCCGCCAGCCGCTGTACTTCCTGTGCCGCATTCATGGCTATCTTCGCTCGTCGATCAGTTGTTCCAGGAATCCAGCGAACGTCGGGGCGTATTCCTCAAT
This region of Paenibacillus sp. FSL K6-1096 genomic DNA includes:
- a CDS encoding NUDIX domain-containing protein, with amino-acid sequence MNKTNVEVPIRCTGVAVVLLKNTPSGHHVLLLKRAGSVLRDAWCYIGGGIEAGEQAWEAALREIREETGITRVTLYTSNTFDQIYSAQENYIYVAPVFVGYVDETQEVILNHEHSDYEWLPVNEAIERVALPGNDTVLASVEKHFIKKTPGEWLRVDTP
- a CDS encoding ankyrin repeat domain-containing protein; the protein is MIVLKDIGKFEVLPERAMQIYQGDVPALQAAIAAGWDIEAGLELSRHTTLSPLDLAIISQQTEAVKLLVEHGANLNVPQNPAFLRAVRYGKEELVRYLAAQGAKLDLLSRTGSGAYSQAYYGNKKNIPLIHELGLDIRQHAGAVLRQAVSDHDLKTLTYLLDQGVDINYNKPDMVYPYGATPLTAAARMGNLNMVRFLVERGADLTIAEKDGERPYTIAVSGRHTAMAEYLKSLEPPDVHNVANKKYELAKYKLPDELVEFLTGGELRLTLVPNEYEIGYIDFFSLTDTIEMKAGRRKLLRLSADIDNYSALVLVWNPQKKGQLGCYDLEHQTYADLCSFPEFLEQPERYLIQFMEGELDGV
- a CDS encoding sigma-70 family RNA polymerase sigma factor; its protein translation is MDSSNEAPDGLEELRPELTGYCYRMMGSIFEAEDAVQDTMIRAWQHREQMRQQASLRAWVYRIATNVCLDRLRSAKRRALPMDLSEPAAVVAEPKESLPRNSWIWPAPGSVDDPSHILISRETLRLSFIALLQLLPPRQRAVLILQEVFRWSAAETAGALEMTVAAVNSAMQRARATMAKAQLRSEALQPEVDEVDEGLIARYVEAFEQYNIDALLALFQENASLSMPPFTMWVQGSADLAAFYQTTRSHCVGSRMVPVQVNGNRPAFAQYVPAGKDGLLVPWAIHVLETGRGGIAHVHHFIDAELFHHFGLPAYR
- a CDS encoding methyltransferase domain-containing protein, with product MVNAITDYYDSYDEEGRLSRDNGHQIEWITTMAYFKKLFKQEAYILDGCAGTGNYSFPLAELGHKVVAGDLVPHHVELIREKQSKHPVLADMYTGSITDLSRFDSETFDVVLNMGAFYHIGTEHRQLAMTECLRVLKPGGMLAVSYINNAAVSLLSVGDRLGNMEDVLTWHANQTKDGLFLHMSPSEMEHIAAAYHTEIVAHIGTDGVGYLFAKHINEAQQENFERWLQLHLRTCEDKSLLGYSLHGLAILRKA
- a CDS encoding VOC family protein, yielding MTIKLTPYITLEGRTQEAIQFYGQVMGAEVLSLLTYGDMPDLPDTFPDAMRSLVAHAKVQVGGTELMFSDAPGGTPIQSGKRVTICVTTDSVEESQRIFDALQEGGEVNMPFREEPFSPGFGDLTDKFGVTFQIYTELG